The Punica granatum isolate Tunisia-2019 chromosome 4, ASM765513v2, whole genome shotgun sequence sequence TATGGTCCGGGTAAtaatttaaggaatcgatgaAAATAGGTTACGATTTCAACATGCAGGGTACCCACGGAACCAGTACTCGGGACTTAtgttttttctgaaaaaaagtattttatatttacataattctcTATGTGCGATATAACAGCTACAGAATCATAAGGAGAGCTTATTTGCTTTGTCTATTAAGAAAAGCTACATCATcctttttttgctaaatagcTACATTATCTTTTAATTACATATTTGCTTTGTCTATTATATAATCTTAAGGAGAGCTACATAATCCTTTAGTTCTATAGATGGATGTGATTCGATTAATCTATGTCgacatttatttgttttgtgtGATTGCAAATAagatcttttttattttagttatttatttcatttattatgcttgaagagaaaaaaaattgcagaTTCTAACATGATATCCGGAACCTGTAGTATAAATCAAGTTCTGAGTAGGTTCCAAGTTCCAACATCGTAGGATctagtttcaaaattttggaacATATTCCCTATAAGGTAGGATCCggtattgtgaaaaaaaacaGGGTACCTAGACCCGCACACGCCTACTACAAACCACCTTGAATGCACCAACAGGCTCATAGGGAAGTTGAAACCCTTCCGCGAATATGGTTTTATTACGCCACTTTCGAAACATCCAGCGGCTGATAGCAAATATGAGTGCCCAAGAGATGCAATCCAATCCCGGTTTGGAGCATGACATATTATGTATCAACCACTGTTCCCTATCGTCTTTGAAAGAAGATTGTATGATATTAATAGAGACAAGCTGCCTCCAAATGGCTTTCACCTCTGCATAATCCCGCAAGCTGTGCATTGACGTTTTAGCCTTAGCATTGCATAATGGACAGAGACTTGACCCGCCGAGACCCCTTTGCCATCCTGTCTCGTTTGTGAGCAACCACCCAGGCCCTATCAATCATAGGAAGTTGCGTATCTATTGCGGACCCTTCCATTGCCAAATAATCTTCCAAAGGATATTAGACTGCACGGAAATTTATACAGTCTCGGGGCAAAACCGATCCAGTTGAACAGAGTCGATTGGAAAATGTAACATAGTCTAATGCACTTTACTCTAGTCGACTATGTTCATTTTGCAGTCGACTGTGTTCAACTGAACCGATTTCAGCCTAGGACCATATAAGCTCCCTAGACTGCATAACCCCCTCTCCATTTCTATGCATGTATTTGcttattcataatattattttacgGTTAAATCTTATAACACTTAACATCTTTACCTCTGTTGTATTTATTTTGGACTCCAGTTTTAGTCCAACCATCTCATTTGCtcttttttggatgaataccatctcatttactatttttaaaagattatgTGGCAATCGGTAAAGATCACTTGAAAATCTTACCTATCCTATATCTTCCCTCCACCCCCTTTTTTCTTGTTATTCCTCTACAACGTCAAGACTGGAGGTTGGTGCCATTCAAATAACTAGACCCAcacaaaatatgaaaaaaaccGAACGGGTGGGTTGAGCAGATACAGCCAAGGCCTTCGGATTCGCGACCTGGTCCCTCCCGGGTCTATAAATAGCACTGCGCGTCGAACTACAACTTGTCGTATCTTCCTCGTTTGAGTTCCAAATTACGAAACGTCTGAATCAAGCACTCCTAACTCAATAAGCTTTCCATCCGTATATAATTTACACCAATTACTCGAGTTAAATTTGTTTAAAAGTACCGATAACTTAGAGGCTACAAAATATCACTTAACGAACTAACTccaaaaataaactaaaagcTAATAAAAACTCTTAAAACCTTTAGGCTTTGTTTGGTAACAAAGTGAAGTATAATTTCATTTGATTACaaactttttgaaaatttcaaaacgacctaaactttttacaaaatttcaaaagtaatacactctctttctttctccttctccactttctctctcttcagcAACCCTCTCCTCGTCCCGAtcgacctctctctctctctcttcatcttAACGCCTCAACTGAGCCCTAAATCATCATCGATGGAGAGATGTAATTGATCCTGAAAGAGAGCCGCACCATGTAGGACGAATGCACGAGGACCTCCACCTTCGAAGGCTGAATAGTAGAGGTTCTATTTCCTGAAATGGGCAATGGCCTTCAAAGGCTGAATCAGCAGCAGGAAGGCGAGGGAGTGACTGATGAAGGTGGTGTTGATTTGGAGGTCCCGACGCGCGGAGGAGAAGAGGCTCATTCCAGTCGAAGGAGGTAATGGACCAACAGATCTTGGAGTTCTTGTTGCCGTTGAGGAGGCTACGGAGCTCCACACGGGAGGTGTCGAGGAGGTCGGGGCGGGAGGAGTCCTTGTTGGGGACGAGGGCGGCCTTGTTGGGAGGTAGGGGTGGTTGAAGTGCGAGGTTAGGGCGGATTTCGCCGGGTCGAAAGAGAGGGTGGGTTCAGGGACGATGTACAGTGGAGGGGagaggaggaagatgatgaataATGAATATGGAGGAGAGAAAAGGGGGTGGggtaaaattgaattttttttaaaaaattcgaatcgttttgaaattttaaaaaaagtttataaCGAAGTCAAATTGAGTCTTaccaatgaaaaataaaataaaaacatactCAAACTAATCTAACTCGATAAACCAATTCCAATTATACCTATTAAAAGTATCGAATAACTCTACTTTCATAGAGTTGTTAGGTATTGTCTCGACAGTCAGGAACTCTCGCACTagtttcattattattttcttgccACAAGAAGCGAAATAAGATCACCGGAAAAACCCTTATTTCACGGATTTCACCAAACAGTCTCAGCCGTTCACCATAACAAATTGGATAGAGAGAGCACAAAGATGCCACTTTGGCCATATCGTTCCTGACCTGGCGATTGCCAGATATTTATCAAACCccccagaaaagaaaaaaaagggaagaatctgttaccaaaaaaatgtataaactGAGGataataattagaaaagaattaaaatcaattaacctgaaaaaaaaaaaaagaaaggaagaaaaagaaaataatataggatgcttcaaataatttaatacttatttttttaaaataaaattttcaattcgaattttataaataaaaaaaatttacgttCGAAAAACTTTATTTTATATCTCGATGAATCCATCTTATTTGAGTTAGGTTATTCTGTATTCATTAGATTTTTGAATAATAACggacagaaaaataaaaaaatattaaacaaaCCCGGAATCCAGCGGGATCCCACTGTGGAGAATAAAATCTCCTCCCCTCGTCCCCACCGTTAAAATTACTCCAAAACCCTTCTCCCTCTCACTCTCCGCTCTCCGTTCTCCACTCTCCAATCTCTCTCtcgtttctctctctaaatccaagaggaagaaaatggattacttctctctcttcttcaccGCGTCCCTCCTCGCCTTCGGCCTCTACTGGTTCATCTGCATCCTCGGCTCCGCCGAGCAGAAGGGCAAGTCCGCCGTCCACCTCTCCGGCGGCTCCATCTCCGCCGACAAGGTCGGCGATAAGTACAACCAGTACTGGTCCTTCTTCCGCCGTCCCAAGGAGATCGAGACCGCCGACAAGGTCCCCGCCTTCGTCGACACCTTCTACAACCTCGTCACCGACATCTACGAGTGGGGCTGGGGCCAGTCCTTCCACTTCTCCCCTTCGCTACCCGGCCGCTCCCACCGTGACGCTACCCGCGCCCACGAGGAGTTCGCCGTCGACCTCCTCAATGTCTCCCCCGGCAGCCACATCCTCGACGCTGGCTGCGGCGTCGGCGGCCCGATGCGAGCGATTGCCTCCCACTCCGGCGCCCGCGTCGTCGGCATCACCATTAATGAGTACCAGGTCAAGCGCGCCCGCCAGCACAACAAGAAGGCCGGCCTCGACAAGCAATGCGAGGTTGTCTGCGGCAACTTCCTCAACATGCCTTTCGAGAGCTCCTCCTTCGACGGCGCCTACTCCATTGAGGCCACCTGCCACGCCCCCAAACTCGAGGAGGTCTACTCCGAGATCTTCCGCGTCCTCAAGCCCGGGGCCCTCTACGTCTCCTACGAGTGGGTCACCACCGAGCTATTCCGCGCCGACAACCCTGAGCATGTCGAAACTATCCAGGGGATCGAGCGAGGGGACGCCCTACCCGGCCTCAGGAGCTACGACCAGATTGCCGAGATTGCCCGGAAGGTCGGGTTTGAGGTCGTGAGGGAGAAAGATCTCGCGAAGCCGCCTGCTGGCCCGTGGTGGAGCAGGCTCAAGATGGGCCGGATCGCCTACTGGAGGAACCACATCGTAGTCACAGTGCTCGCATGGCTCGGGATCGCCCCGAAGGGCGTGGTGGACGTCCACGAGATGCTCTTCAAGACTGCGGACTACTTGACCCGGGGAGGAGAGACCGGGATCTTCACCCCGATGCACATGATTCTTTGCAGAAAGCCCGAGACCGCGAACTAGGCCAGCCTGCAATCATCCTTGAAGGAAGAAatcaaagggaaaaaaaaacaaaaaagaggtTCTTAATTTTGTTCCTCCCCCTGCCCGTTTGAAACTCCTGTCGTGGTTTATGGCTTATTGAGTTTTACCTTTCCTTTATTATTGTCCTCcttccttctcttttctttttcccttgcAATTGGGTAGGCTTTGCTCCTGTAGGGTTCTTTAAGATGTATTGGATTTTTAAGGTTATTCTTAAGTTGTTGATGATTTTGGTCTTGTTTGATGGAGCCTCTGGATGGAAGTATTGATGTAGGAGTTGAAAGAGAGGAACTTGGAAAACAAAGCTTGCAACTTTAAAAGTCTGATGATCTATCAATGAAGAAAGAATGATCTAACTTGGCCATTGATTTCATTAAGTGTCAGCAACCATGGCAGAATTGCATTGAATTTTACTTTCTGCTGCATAGATACTGAATTTCGGAACTGAAGAATACGCTGCAATTTGCCTGATATGCCCAAGTTTACTAAATGATCTATGTATAAAGTAAGTAGCTCTTTCCGACGACAACATTGGGGATTTTAGATATGAGATATGCTTGCAGCTGTAGATTTTGAATCTATGATTTCGGGGTTATTTGGTAAGATGGAATAATCATAAGATCGATGGGATCTGTGCACAGTGTAGGATTTGCTTTGCAAGGTCGATATCCGATCTCATGACACGACAGGAGGTCCTTATGCTATATGATCCGATAATAAACAATAACTAAAAGTGAAGGGGTGTCtgttgtgtgtgtgtgtgactTCTCATTCAACCCAACATGGTGGTGGCATGTTGAGATATTGATACCATCGAAGTACGAAGAGGAGAGACGTATCCTAAGATGGGGAAAATGTGATCGGACATGGCACGTGAATGGAGCTGTGAGCTAAGTTGTAGTCTGTGTGGAAAGAGACATTGTGTTCCATCTTCCTCTCCTGTTCGGGTGAACCATGTGAATCCACCTTGTCATGTTTTTGTCTGCATTACCTGCCTTGACTCTTTTGCTAGGAATCACCCATTTAATTATGGTTTTTCCCAATGCCTGTTGGATCTTGATCTTGATCTTTTCCTGCTCTCTTCTCTTGCTGCTGTGCTTGAATCTGGTGATGCCAGTGGGCACTTGAACTTGGGGAACTGATCTGTTTGCTTCAGTTCTACTGCTAGATCTGGTATATCGCGTTACGGGAAACATATCCGTATCCGTCGGATCTGTATCGAACTATGGGAACCTGCTTAGTTTCTGTGTTAGTCTAGCTTTGCTGCTGCGAGTCAAGTTGGGAAAGCCATATCTTAGTCTTTTGGGAGAGAATCTTGAAATTTTGCACATGAAGCTGTTTTGCACATGAAGTTGTTTCCCGGAATTAAATAGTTCTGTGATTTAATACGAATGTCGGTACCCAACATGCCCGTCCAAAAACTTCAATGCCACATTCTTAAAAGTATCTTGTGGGGAAAGATGCTTCATATAGTATCTGGTCTTACAGCAGGACTGCTCATTAAAATAGTTTAAGATATGTATTTCTGCATGTGGATGGCATAATAATTTAGCAATGTCCATCCTTTAttgtttataatatataatgtttATTTGCCTGTttctctgattttttttttctttttcctgccTCTGTGCAATTTAGTTATTCCTTTTGCAGATCTCAATGCTAAGGACCCATTAAAAAGATGCATTGCACTTAATAGTCTTCTTTTTGTCCACCAATAAGTCAGTGCTCTTCTCAGTATTATTGTTGCCTCTTGGTAGCAGGTTGCCACCTCTAGTACTGGTCCCCAACTGCTCTATTATTGTCTGAGAGTGGAGGTCTTGTCATTAATAACCCTTTGAGTTGTGACAGACCTAACATGGCTTAGTGGGCCTTACTGTTGTCACGTAAACCTTCCTCGGGAGCTAATGTGATCTTGCTGGTTGGTTTTGCTGTTTTGTTGTACTTCCATCAAAGTGGATCACTTTGGTGAAGTCCTTCGACCTCTCATCGTATTTATAAGCCCCTCTAGTCGACCGTCAGTCAGTGATAACTGCGGGAGAATAGGCAGGGCATTGAATTTTGAATGCTTATGTCAATTCTTGCTTCCCCTTGCTGCGTTCTCTCGATTCCGAAAGAACAGTAGCGGGACATTCTTGTTTCCATGCTTGCGTTTACTAAACTGTTTGAAACAACGATGAGAAGTCATGACTGAAATCGAACATTCATTTATTCGCACATTTTCGATTTCCTTCGAACTTTTACTCCGATTGAGTCCACATTCAGGATTCTTACAAGATGCCAAATGGGTTCTTCCATTTCTTCCAAGATGCCATGGCATGGGGATTGCCTATGTCCACAACATGCCATTTGAACAAACGTCAGCGGCCTGCAGCGATCTCTTCCTTTTGTCTTTGTTTGCTGAGCAATTTCGTTTGTTGTCCTCCCTGATGTCCCCTTGTGATTGTTTTTCCGCACAATGATGCTGTCTTACCGCATGGCCGTGGAAAATGAAGAATTCTTTCTGTTAGCGACGCAAAGAGGATTGCGCATACGCTGATGAATGATTCGTAACAGTTGGTTCGTGGTTGTTATTAAGATCGAAAGATTGCGGTTGGCTTGCTTCCCGATGAAATCTGAGCCATCTGCAACAGCTGCCATTATTTGCTCGGATTCTGAATCTCTCACTATCGACTGGACGGACATGCAATGAATTTAACGGGTCATGCCCACTTTCTGTTTTTGTCGTGCTAGACGAGCCATTAAGCCCGGAATTGAACCGCAAGGGAGTCATCTTTGGTGGCCGAGGgagactctctctctctctaaccaAATGTTCCTTTTCCATCAATGATTGTTTTCCCGGTGGTTGCTGATCGTCCGATGAACTTGTGCTGAATCAATTGATCATGTTGTTCTTCTGATTCTGAGGGAGAAAGGTTTATCAATTAAACCCACAACCGATCAATGAATCCAAATCAATTAAAGAGGAATTACACTCCGTTACATACATTTGAAGTTCTGTACTCACAGTTTAAGCTGCACACCTCGACATCAGAATGAATAAAGATTCCTGGGAATATGGAAAGAAAATACTAAAACTATAGGAAAGACGGCCGAGGATAGTCCCATACATCAAACGCGTTCTCCTTGTTGCCTAGCATGAAGAGTTGGTTCTCTCCGATCGAGAAATCACGTATGTAAGCTCTGTCGCTTCTCTGAAGCTCGGTTCGACAATCAAAGTCGTTGCCCTGGTGTACTGATGTGCGGTCATTCATAGAAAGAAGCAGCTGCCCCTCGTAGTACTCCAGTTGAAGGCGACAACCCTTGTCTGTCATTGCTCGTAGTACTCCAGttgaataatatatttctGGGTTGCTTGTAGCTTGTGGGCTTCTCCAGCTGCATCCTCACCGGGTTTGTAAATGAAATCGATTTGCTCACCGGGCTTCCGGTACATTCGGAAGAATATGGAGCTCTCCTGTGCGGAGAAGATCGAGGAGGATAGCAGAACAAATATGGCTCCGGTCTATGAATATTTCCTCACCAATCGCAGGTTGCAAGTCCCAGTTCTCATTGAAAAGGGCAGCAAAGAACGAATTGTGGCCGGCATTGGCTAGCGTCGTGGCAGTCGTTTTGAACCTTTTGCCACCTACATTGAACCTCACCAGATCTCCGTTTATCCCCATCATTTACAAATTGGAGGAAAGAGTGAAACAAGTTCCTTATACTATCACGAGAACTCAAGACTAATAGGATAGAAGCTGGTCTTATAAATGGTATTATTGGCTTCCTAAGACGAAACAAGAAAACCGACGCTCAACATGATTTTTAGGGAGAttgtttgagtttttttttttcctttgcctATGGGAGAAAGTTGATATGAAAAAGCTGTTTTTCCAACTGAAATATAGCTTGCAATtgcaaggaaaagaaaagaaaagaaaagaaaaacaatataGCTTATAATGATTGAATTGTTCTATATTTTCCATATTTGATTTCCGAATTCTTCTATTTGCTGTTAGTCAGTTTCAAGAATGATTAGCTACAACTGAACTCGACCAATCTCGTGAGAGATAGAGAAAGTCATCTGAATGTTGCCAGCTTGTTCAGAATTCGACTCTGAAAAACCATATCATCGGTTCGTGTTACCTCGAGGATCTGCGAGCTTGCTCAAGGTGAAATGCAAGATTTTAACCATCACAGTTACAGTGCAAGTTGATCTCGGACTAATACTCCATTGATCTCGAGGTTTTAGTTGATTGTTTCTCATCTTTCATTCATGTTCAATCCTATACGAAGGGAATAAGTAAATCTTGCTGCATGCTAATCAATTCTTGGAACCATATACCGAATCGCTTGGGTAGCAGGGATCAATACGAGCTTCCATACTACATGTATACAACTTAAATCAGCTAAACTATACTGCATATACTGGTGGTATATATTGAATTACATCATAATGCAAGCAGCTgttaaaaatatgtatttgttTGGCTGGGAAATCCTTATTCGATTCCATGCTTCTGTGTGGCAAGATAGATTTGGTGGCAAACAACTTCGAACAGTCACTACTAGAAAACTTTCGGTTATGAACGGGAAACTGTAGAGAATCCAATCCCTATATAATTCAACGGACTTATGGACGGATTATGAACGACAAATTTAGAGACTGAATTTGAACGGATGGTCCTGTCTCTATAGGTTATAGGTGGAATTTTAGACGGAATAGGCCGCCTCTACAGTACAGTCGGGAACATCCGTCTCTAACTTGTACGAAGGGAATATAGACAGATTCAAATCTGTCTCTAACTATGTTTAGACGGATAAAAAACTGTCTAAAATTTGAGATGGGACTTCCGTCTCTAATTCCGTTCGTAATTAGTTAATATACTCGACAGAACAGATCAACTTACAGAGAGCAGCTAAGAGAAACAAATAGAAGCTGctctatttctctcttcctcAGCCGAAAACCGACCCTCTCCCTACACCCTGACACCCCATATATGAGAGATCTTTGACAGATTTGaagcgccattcatctttACTCCTCTTCTTTTGATTGTATGCAGTATGTGTTACCCATTCCCGTAATCTTGATGAAACCCTAGCTATATACCATCTTgcaaatatatgtatgtagcTTGTAATGTGTGTTGTTAGATACAAATGATGTTCCTTAGACTGAGTTTTTGGGTCATACACGCGCAATTAATTGGATATAATATGTCATGAATTTGTAGATGGACGATCAAATTCCTCAgcataggtcatggatgtaTGAGAGGACATACCCAAGCTGTGGGGTCTTAAACcggagttggaaatggaggtTCACATTTATAGAACATGCGAAGGGTTTGCCTCTATTTGAGCGAGAGGGTAGAATCATATTACTTTGGCTCAGATGTGCTTACATCGAGAAAAAGAGTGCCACGCAACGACAATAGAGGATTGAATATGTCAGTCAGCCCTATGTTTTTCAACAAACCTGCTCGAGTAGCCAGAAAATACACATGGAGGTGGTTGAGTGATGAAGAGAGGAATGCCGCTCACTGCCAAGTCATCCAAT is a genomic window containing:
- the LOC116205034 gene encoding 24-methylenesterol C-methyltransferase 2-like, translated to MDYFSLFFTASLLAFGLYWFICILGSAEQKGKSAVHLSGGSISADKVGDKYNQYWSFFRRPKEIETADKVPAFVDTFYNLVTDIYEWGWGQSFHFSPSLPGRSHRDATRAHEEFAVDLLNVSPGSHILDAGCGVGGPMRAIASHSGARVVGITINEYQVKRARQHNKKAGLDKQCEVVCGNFLNMPFESSSFDGAYSIEATCHAPKLEEVYSEIFRVLKPGALYVSYEWVTTELFRADNPEHVETIQGIERGDALPGLRSYDQIAEIARKVGFEVVREKDLAKPPAGPWWSRLKMGRIAYWRNHIVVTVLAWLGIAPKGVVDVHEMLFKTADYLTRGGETGIFTPMHMILCRKPETAN